A stretch of the Chlorobiota bacterium genome encodes the following:
- a CDS encoding T9SS type A sorting domain-containing protein yields MPIPDKKCCPKIKFIYRSEDFDDKDLKKVIADAPPIGCGTESAPCNDANRPLIRVNASIVAEERRGQWKVDNSGHNNLIPVIQHEIGHTFGLFHFEDCPGSERGYGVMNASVSYPPTREKLTKDDKCYFKMLYCPNGPIGDVNNGNQISMNLPPYPNPARDTVNIKFSLKKPSSIKIVIYNAKGEKIYTALDVDNFPAGENSIYYNTLLTENVNYFYTVETGTEKRTEKFVVQR; encoded by the coding sequence ATGCCCATACCCGACAAAAAATGCTGCCCAAAAATTAAGTTTATTTATAGATCGGAAGATTTTGATGATAAGGACTTAAAGAAAGTTATAGCAGATGCACCTCCTATTGGTTGTGGAACTGAAAGTGCGCCATGTAATGATGCGAACAGACCTTTAATTAGAGTAAATGCATCAATTGTAGCTGAAGAAAGACGCGGTCAGTGGAAGGTGGATAATAGCGGACATAATAATTTGATACCCGTCATACAGCATGAAATAGGTCATACATTTGGACTGTTTCATTTTGAAGATTGCCCAGGCAGTGAACGTGGTTATGGTGTTATGAATGCAAGTGTATCATATCCGCCAACTCGTGAAAAGTTAACCAAGGATGATAAATGTTATTTTAAAATGCTATACTGCCCAAATGGTCCAATAGGAGATGTGAATAATGGGAATCAAATTTCAATGAACTTACCACCTTACCCAAATCCTGCTCGTGATACAGTAAACATAAAATTTTCTTTGAAGAAACCATCATCAATTAAGATAGTTATCTATAATGCAAAAGGTGAGAAAATTTATACTGCTTTAGATGTAGATAATTTTCCAGCAGGAGAAAATTCAATTTATTACAACACGTTGCTTACAGAAAACGTTAATTATTTTTATACAGTAGAAACAGGAACAGAAAAGCGAACAGAAAAATTTGTGGTGCAAAGGTAG
- a CDS encoding IS3 family transposase produces the protein MKNNFSHIGLAKLCGWFGITRQAYYQNNWEGISSTLEEDLIIHQVKEIRKNHRRMGTRKLYELLQPFILEHQIKIGRDALFNMLSANHLLVRKRKRRIQTTNSYHWLRKYPNLVREFVPTKINQLWVSDITYWKIDTGEHLYISFITDAYSHKIVGYQVAETMEAIESIQALQMALSGLGPESHLQHTYPVSNLIHHSDRGIQYCSNAYVKLLKDNNINISMTEKGDPLENAVAERVNGIIKDEYLETYNIDNLNDAKELLKAVVDLYNNERPHMSIGNHTPNNIHHSKTNIKTDRLWKNYYRKKTTFVNTVQD, from the coding sequence ATGAAAAATAATTTTTCACACATAGGATTAGCCAAGTTATGTGGATGGTTTGGTATTACTAGACAGGCTTATTATCAGAACAATTGGGAAGGAATATCTTCTACTCTAGAAGAAGATTTGATTATACATCAAGTAAAAGAAATTCGTAAAAATCATCGTAGAATGGGAACACGAAAACTATATGAATTATTACAACCATTTATTCTTGAACATCAAATAAAAATAGGCAGAGATGCACTATTTAATATGCTTTCGGCTAATCATTTATTAGTAAGAAAACGTAAACGTAGAATACAAACTACGAATTCATATCATTGGTTAAGAAAATATCCTAATCTCGTACGTGAGTTTGTACCAACTAAAATCAACCAACTTTGGGTAAGTGATATCACTTATTGGAAAATAGATACTGGAGAGCATCTTTACATCAGTTTTATTACTGATGCATATTCACATAAGATAGTAGGCTATCAAGTAGCTGAAACTATGGAAGCGATAGAAAGTATTCAAGCATTGCAAATGGCTCTCTCTGGCTTGGGGCCAGAGAGCCATTTGCAGCACACCTATCCAGTAAGTAATCTCATTCATCATAGCGATAGAGGTATACAATATTGTAGCAATGCTTATGTAAAGCTATTGAAAGATAATAATATCAATATTAGTATGACAGAAAAAGGCGATCCATTAGAAAATGCAGTGGCAGAACGTGTAAATGGAATCATCAAAGATGAGTATTTAGAAACTTATAATATTGATAACTTAAATGATGCTAAGGAATTACTTAAAGCTGTAGTAGATTTGTATAACAATGAAAGACCACATATGAGTATTGGAAACCATACACCAAATAATATACATCATTCAAAAACAAATATAAAAACCGATAGATTATGGAAAAACTATTATCGAAAAAAAACTACATTTGTAAACACAGTTCAGGACTAA